In Kaistella faecalis, a genomic segment contains:
- the pncB gene encoding nicotinate phosphoribosyltransferase, whose protein sequence is MSGVRLRSILDNDFYKITMQNAVVKLFPNEKVQYSFINRGKHHFPAGFDVELRKAVNAMAEMKLTKEEKEFLRITCPYLDLPYLDFLAGYHYDPSEVHIVQAGNNLEVTVVGEWYRTILWEVPLLALISELHYVMNGMERDPDHTVVQNTLNKAKELDDLGVNFAEFGTRRRHSYQVHDLVVNALTQNKSSKFTGSSNVHFAMKYGVKPIGTHAHEWFMFHAAEYGFKMANSLSLEHWVDVYRGDLGVALSDTYTTEVFFEQFDKKFAKLFDGVRHDSGDPIEFTEKTIAHYEKNGINPLFKYIIFSDGLNLEKVAEITAACKGKIGISFGIGTNLTNDVGVKPMNIVMKLIAAQSVNGEWIPTVKLSDEHGKYTGDPKMIELAKEFLRIKD, encoded by the coding sequence ATGAGCGGAGTCCGGTTAAGATCAATCCTCGACAACGATTTTTATAAGATCACAATGCAGAATGCTGTGGTGAAACTTTTCCCCAACGAAAAGGTGCAGTACAGTTTCATTAACCGCGGAAAACACCATTTCCCCGCAGGTTTTGATGTTGAACTTCGCAAAGCCGTGAATGCGATGGCAGAAATGAAACTTACAAAAGAAGAGAAAGAGTTTCTGCGCATCACTTGCCCTTACCTCGATTTACCTTACCTCGATTTTCTGGCGGGTTACCATTATGACCCTTCGGAAGTTCACATCGTTCAGGCCGGAAATAATCTGGAAGTTACAGTTGTGGGCGAATGGTACCGTACGATTTTATGGGAAGTTCCGCTTCTGGCTCTGATTTCTGAACTGCATTATGTGATGAACGGCATGGAGAGGGATCCCGACCATACTGTAGTTCAAAATACGCTGAACAAAGCCAAAGAACTTGATGACCTGGGAGTTAATTTCGCAGAATTTGGTACACGTCGCAGACATTCTTATCAGGTACACGATTTAGTGGTAAACGCATTGACACAAAATAAATCATCAAAATTTACCGGTTCATCAAACGTACATTTTGCGATGAAATACGGAGTGAAACCTATCGGAACGCACGCTCACGAATGGTTTATGTTCCATGCTGCAGAATATGGATTCAAGATGGCGAATTCGCTTTCTCTCGAGCATTGGGTTGATGTCTACCGCGGGGATTTGGGAGTGGCACTTTCGGACACTTATACTACCGAGGTTTTCTTCGAACAGTTCGACAAAAAATTTGCAAAGCTTTTTGATGGTGTACGTCACGACAGCGGAGATCCCATTGAATTTACCGAAAAAACCATTGCGCATTACGAAAAAAACGGAATTAATCCCCTATTCAAATATATCATTTTCTCCGACGGTTTAAACCTTGAAAAAGTTGCTGAAATTACAGCCGCCTGTAAAGGAAAAATCGGAATTTCCTTCGGAATTGGAACCAACCTTACCAATGATGTCGGTGTAAAACCAATGAATATTGTCATGAAACTCATCGCAGCGCAGTCGGTTAACGGAGAATGGATTCCTACCGTGAAACTTTCAGATGAACACGGAAAATATACTGGCGATCCTAAAATGATTGAATTGGCAAAAGAATTTCTAAGGATTAAAGATTAG
- a CDS encoding YciI family protein, whose amino-acid sequence MKKLFCLLILSVFVISCNVQNTVPKNTASEPEFSQKLADSLGADQRGMKNYILVILKTGPKDAIITDKKEREKLFKGHFSNMTEMEKMGILKMAGPFATKNDLGYRGIFLLDVKTEEEAKSILQNDPTIKSGVFTVEILPWYGSAAIPMHLKYHKQISKETP is encoded by the coding sequence ATGAAAAAACTATTTTGTCTTCTTATCCTCTCTGTTTTTGTAATTTCCTGTAATGTACAAAACACAGTTCCGAAAAACACCGCTTCCGAACCTGAATTCAGCCAGAAACTCGCAGATTCTTTAGGTGCGGATCAGCGCGGGATGAAAAATTACATCCTGGTTATTTTAAAAACGGGACCTAAAGATGCCATAATAACTGATAAAAAAGAAAGAGAAAAACTCTTCAAAGGTCACTTCTCTAATATGACCGAAATGGAAAAAATGGGAATCCTTAAAATGGCCGGACCTTTTGCCACTAAAAATGATCTGGGATACAGAGGAATCTTTTTGCTCGACGTGAAAACCGAGGAAGAAGCCAAATCCATTCTGCAGAATGACCCTACGATAAAATCCGGGGTCTTTACAGTCGAAATCCTGCCTTGGTACGGATCGGCAGCTATTCCTATGCATTTGAAATATCATAAACAGATCTCGAAAGAGACGCCTTAA
- the rpsL gene encoding 30S ribosomal protein S12: MPTIQQLVRKGRVALTKKSKSAALDSCPQRRGVCTRVYTTTPKKPNSALRKVARVRLSNGKEVNAYIPGEGHNLQEHSIVLVRGGRVKDLPGVRYHIVRGALDTAGVNGRTQRRSKYGAKRPKPGQAAAAPAKGKKK, translated from the coding sequence ATGCCTACTATTCAACAATTAGTTAGAAAAGGAAGAGTCGCACTTACCAAGAAGAGTAAATCGGCTGCACTTGATTCCTGTCCACAAAGACGAGGTGTATGTACAAGAGTATATACTACCACACCTAAGAAACCTAACTCTGCACTTAGAAAAGTTGCAAGGGTAAGACTTTCTAACGGTAAAGAAGTCAACGCTTATATCCCGGGCGAAGGACATAATCTTCAAGAGCACTCGATAGTATTGGTACGCGGAGGAAGGGTGAAAGACCTACCGGGAGTACGTTATCACATTGTTCGTGGAGCTTTGGATACTGCAGGAGTAAACGGAAGAACTCAAAGAAGATCCAAGTACGGAGCTAAGAGACCAAAACCAGGTCAGGCAGCTGCAGCACCTGCAAAAGGAAAGAAAAAGTAA
- the fusA gene encoding elongation factor G produces MARDLKLTRNIGIAAHIDAGKTTTTERILFYSGKNHKIGETHEGGATTDWMEQEAERGITITSAAVTVDWKFPTEQGKPLPEAKDYHFNIIDTPGHVDFTVEVNRSLRVLDGLVFLFSAVDGVEPQSETNWRLADNYKVARMGFVNKMDRQGADFLNVCKQVKEMLGSNAVPIVLPIGDEADFKGVVDLVKNRAIVWHDENHGSTFDIVDIPVEMTDEVRQFRAQLIEEIAAYDENLLEKFMEDENSITEEEIHAALRAATLDMSIIPMTCGSSFKNKGVQFMLDAVCRYLPSPMDKEAIDGTDPRTDEPISRKPSVTEPFAALAFKIATDPFVGRLAFFRAYSGRLDAGSYVLNTRSNNKERISRIFQMHANKQEPIEYIEAGDIGAAVGFKSIKTGDTLCDEKHPIVLESMVFPDPVIGIAVEPKTKADQDKMGNALAKLAEEDPTFQVKTDEASGQTIISGMGELHLDIIVDRMRREFKVEVNQGQPQVEYKENLTMSANHREVYKKQSGGRGKFADIVFELAPADDNKPGLEFINEIKGGNVPKEYIPSVEKGFKEAMKNGPLAGFEIEGIKVTLKDGSFHPVDSDALSFELAAKMGFKEAGKKAKPVIMEPIMKIEVVTPEEYMGDIVGDLNKRRGTINGMDDRNNAKVIKGFVPLSEMFGYVTTLRTLSSGRATSSMEFEKYEAAPTNVAESVIEKARG; encoded by the coding sequence ATGGCAAGAGATCTTAAACTTACAAGAAACATCGGTATCGCTGCTCACATTGATGCAGGGAAAACCACCACTACAGAAAGAATTTTATTTTATTCCGGAAAGAATCACAAAATTGGTGAAACTCACGAAGGTGGTGCTACTACCGACTGGATGGAGCAGGAAGCTGAGAGAGGGATTACCATTACATCTGCAGCAGTAACTGTAGACTGGAAATTCCCAACCGAACAAGGCAAACCGCTTCCGGAAGCTAAAGATTATCACTTCAACATTATTGATACACCGGGACACGTTGACTTTACCGTAGAGGTAAACCGTTCACTTCGTGTATTAGACGGACTTGTATTCCTTTTCTCTGCAGTTGATGGTGTTGAGCCTCAGTCTGAAACCAACTGGAGACTTGCGGACAACTATAAAGTTGCTCGTATGGGCTTCGTAAACAAGATGGACCGTCAGGGAGCTGACTTCCTGAACGTTTGTAAGCAGGTAAAAGAAATGCTTGGTTCTAATGCAGTTCCAATCGTATTGCCTATCGGTGACGAAGCTGATTTCAAAGGTGTTGTAGATTTGGTAAAAAACCGTGCGATTGTATGGCACGATGAAAACCATGGTTCTACCTTTGATATTGTAGATATCCCGGTTGAAATGACCGACGAAGTTAGACAGTTCAGAGCACAGTTGATTGAAGAAATCGCTGCTTATGACGAAAATCTTCTTGAGAAATTTATGGAAGACGAAAATTCCATTACTGAAGAGGAAATTCACGCTGCACTTAGAGCTGCAACTTTGGATATGAGCATCATTCCGATGACATGTGGTTCTTCATTCAAAAACAAAGGAGTGCAGTTCATGCTTGATGCAGTTTGTAGATACCTTCCTTCGCCAATGGATAAGGAGGCAATCGACGGAACAGATCCAAGAACAGACGAGCCTATTTCAAGAAAACCTTCAGTAACTGAGCCTTTCGCGGCATTAGCTTTTAAAATTGCAACAGATCCTTTTGTAGGAAGACTGGCATTCTTCAGAGCTTATTCAGGAAGACTTGATGCTGGTTCTTATGTTTTGAACACAAGATCAAACAATAAAGAAAGAATCTCCCGTATCTTCCAGATGCATGCTAACAAGCAGGAGCCAATCGAGTATATCGAGGCTGGAGATATTGGTGCAGCAGTTGGATTTAAATCTATCAAGACGGGTGATACCCTTTGCGATGAAAAACATCCTATTGTTCTTGAATCTATGGTTTTCCCAGATCCGGTAATCGGTATCGCGGTAGAGCCTAAGACTAAAGCTGACCAGGATAAAATGGGTAACGCTTTGGCTAAATTAGCTGAAGAAGATCCAACTTTCCAGGTTAAAACTGACGAAGCTTCAGGACAGACGATCATCTCAGGTATGGGTGAACTTCACCTCGACATTATTGTTGACCGTATGAGAAGAGAGTTCAAGGTTGAAGTTAACCAGGGACAACCTCAGGTTGAGTACAAAGAAAACCTTACAATGTCTGCTAACCACAGAGAAGTTTACAAAAAACAATCTGGTGGACGTGGTAAATTTGCTGATATCGTGTTTGAATTGGCTCCGGCTGATGACAACAAACCAGGTCTTGAATTCATCAATGAAATCAAAGGTGGTAACGTTCCGAAAGAATATATCCCATCTGTAGAAAAAGGTTTCAAAGAGGCAATGAAGAATGGTCCTTTGGCAGGTTTCGAAATCGAAGGTATTAAAGTAACTTTGAAGGACGGATCTTTCCACCCGGTGGATTCAGATGCATTATCTTTCGAACTTGCTGCGAAAATGGGCTTCAAGGAAGCTGGTAAAAAAGCAAAACCAGTGATCATGGAACCTATCATGAAAATTGAAGTGGTAACACCGGAAGAATATATGGGTGATATCGTTGGTGACCTTAACAAGAGACGTGGTACCATTAATGGTATGGACGACAGAAACAACGCGAAAGTGATCAAAGGATTCGTTCCGCTTTCTGAAATGTTTGGTTATGTTACTACATTGAGAACACTTTCTTCAGGTAGAGCAACATCTTCAATGGAATTCGAAAAGTATGAAGCAGCTCCAACTAACGTTGCTGAATCTGTAATCGAAAAAGCAAGAGGTTAA
- a CDS encoding leucine-rich repeat domain-containing protein encodes MKKLLFFLFLSQLCFAQKWSISFAERSALVNIYNTNDGEHWSQTWDLEKDPKTWYGVKIKNGNVIEINLRGNALKGNFPTSLSTFSKLQKLDLSSNQITGEIAPSVSSLSSLLRLDISNNRLTGDPTAAILPLSNLQELSVGNNEFTFGDIDTFLQNFTGLKVLDLSKIGLNSVPQKISSLTNLESLNLSNNSISQNFSNLSNMIKLTELNLAGNQLTKIPSELSSLSALISLNVSHNLFSNNYSSVLSNLKNLEWLSLQSNQITTFPTELGQLKKLVHLNIADNKISGGFESLVPLSKLEQIYLDKNLISGSFPSALLQLNQLQMLSLTGNQLSGEIPANIPQLTFLENNRFTKQEIKNFMVQEKNLAHFTYSPQRYDEAKTLYADLGNSATLPQSLTGDGYQFAWFKNLDEKTKTTAESFYISNVEDEDFDEYTCEAYVFEKLPAELMEISFFREPVTLVKNLSTEEVSGGLTVYPNPVKDFINVKSTRSRVENIFIFDLSGKLILTSKGLRINVAHLPGATYIISVKTPEGLKSFKFIKH; translated from the coding sequence GTGAAAAAACTACTCTTTTTTCTATTCTTGTCGCAGCTATGTTTCGCCCAGAAGTGGAGCATTTCTTTTGCAGAGAGAAGTGCGCTTGTCAATATATATAACACCAATGATGGGGAACACTGGAGCCAGACTTGGGACCTGGAAAAAGACCCCAAAACCTGGTACGGCGTAAAAATTAAAAACGGAAATGTCATCGAAATCAACCTTCGCGGCAATGCGCTGAAGGGCAATTTTCCCACTTCCCTTTCAACCTTTTCAAAACTTCAGAAACTCGATTTAAGTTCCAACCAAATTACTGGCGAAATCGCACCTTCGGTATCTTCCCTCAGCAGTTTGTTAAGACTCGACATCAGCAACAACCGTTTAACAGGAGATCCCACAGCAGCTATTCTGCCGCTCTCGAATCTTCAGGAACTTTCTGTGGGGAATAATGAGTTTACCTTTGGTGATATTGATACTTTTCTGCAGAATTTTACCGGGCTGAAAGTTTTAGACCTGTCAAAAATCGGCCTCAATTCAGTTCCCCAGAAAATTTCTTCACTCACCAATCTGGAATCGCTTAATTTGAGCAACAACAGTATTTCCCAAAATTTCAGCAACTTATCAAATATGATAAAACTTACGGAATTGAATCTCGCCGGAAATCAGCTTACAAAGATCCCCTCCGAACTTTCTTCTTTAAGCGCTTTAATTTCCCTGAACGTGAGCCATAATCTTTTTTCCAACAACTATTCATCAGTTTTATCGAACCTGAAGAATCTTGAGTGGCTTTCGCTGCAGAGCAATCAGATTACGACTTTCCCCACCGAATTAGGGCAATTAAAAAAATTAGTACACCTCAATATTGCAGACAATAAAATTTCCGGTGGTTTTGAAAGTCTGGTGCCATTAAGTAAACTCGAGCAGATTTACCTTGATAAAAACCTTATTTCTGGCAGCTTTCCTTCAGCATTGCTCCAGCTGAATCAACTTCAAATGCTTTCCCTGACCGGAAACCAGCTTTCCGGAGAAATTCCCGCAAATATCCCTCAGCTCACGTTTCTTGAAAATAACAGGTTTACGAAACAGGAAATCAAAAACTTCATGGTGCAGGAAAAAAACCTTGCACATTTCACCTATTCGCCTCAAAGATATGATGAAGCAAAAACGCTTTACGCGGACTTGGGAAACTCAGCAACATTACCTCAATCACTTACCGGCGATGGTTATCAGTTCGCATGGTTTAAAAATCTGGATGAGAAAACCAAAACTACTGCAGAAAGTTTTTATATAAGCAACGTGGAAGATGAGGATTTTGATGAATATACCTGTGAAGCCTACGTTTTTGAAAAATTGCCTGCCGAACTTATGGAAATTTCATTTTTCCGCGAACCGGTAACGCTCGTGAAAAATCTAAGTACAGAGGAAGTAAGCGGCGGCTTAACTGTATATCCGAACCCTGTAAAAGATTTCATCAACGTAAAGTCGACCAGATCCAGGGTTGAAAACATTTTCATCTTTGATCTCAGCGGAAAACTAATCCTCACCTCCAAAGGTTTAAGGATTAATGTTGCGCATTTACCGGGTGCTACCTACATCATTTCTGTGAAAACTCCCGAAGGTTTAAAATCGTTCAAATTCATTAAACACTAA
- a CDS encoding Dps family protein yields MINANIIGLSETNCNKISEKLNQLLANYSVFYQNTRGAHWNIKGNDFFTLHPKFEELYNNLVLKIDEIAERVLTLGATPHHNYSDYLTLSTIKESKEVSDGTKCVENILASFKIVIDLQRELLDITGEAGDEGTNSQMSDYITEQEKEVWMYNSYLGK; encoded by the coding sequence ATGATAAACGCTAACATTATCGGTTTAAGCGAGACCAACTGCAACAAAATTTCTGAAAAACTAAACCAGCTTCTGGCCAACTATTCGGTATTTTATCAAAATACACGAGGTGCACACTGGAACATCAAGGGAAATGATTTTTTCACCCTTCATCCGAAATTTGAAGAACTCTATAATAATCTTGTTCTGAAGATCGATGAGATTGCAGAAAGAGTACTAACACTGGGCGCTACACCGCACCACAACTATTCTGATTATCTGACCCTATCGACCATCAAAGAAAGCAAGGAAGTTTCTGACGGGACGAAATGTGTGGAAAATATTCTGGCATCGTTTAAGATTGTGATTGACCTGCAGCGGGAACTTCTAGACATTACAGGAGAGGCCGGCGACGAAGGTACCAACTCCCAAATGAGCGACTACATTACCGAGCAGGAAAAAGAAGTTTGGATGTATAACTCGTACCTAGGAAAATAG
- the rpsG gene encoding 30S ribosomal protein S7, whose translation MRKTKAKKRPLLPDPKFNDQLVTRFVNNLMLDGKKSIAFKIFYDALDIVESKKGENEKTSLEIWKDALTNVMPHVEVRSRRIGGANFQIPMPIRADRKISMAMKWLIKYSKARNDKSMAQKLAAEVIAAAKEEGAAYKKKTDTHRMAEANKAFSHFKF comes from the coding sequence ATGAGAAAGACGAAAGCGAAAAAAAGACCGTTGTTACCGGATCCTAAATTTAATGATCAGCTGGTAACGAGATTTGTGAACAATTTAATGCTTGACGGTAAAAAGTCAATCGCATTCAAAATATTCTACGATGCTTTAGATATCGTAGAAAGCAAAAAAGGAGAGAACGAAAAAACTTCTCTTGAAATCTGGAAAGATGCTTTAACCAACGTTATGCCGCACGTAGAAGTACGTTCACGCAGAATCGGTGGTGCTAACTTCCAGATCCCAATGCCAATTCGTGCAGATAGAAAAATCTCTATGGCAATGAAATGGTTAATTAAATATTCTAAAGCAAGAAACGATAAATCAATGGCTCAGAAATTAGCTGCTGAAGTTATCGCTGCTGCTAAAGAAGAAGGTGCTGCTTACAAAAAGAAAACAGACACTCACAGAATGGCTGAAGCAAACAAAGCATTTTCACACTTTAAATTCTAA